The following are encoded together in the Culex pipiens pallens isolate TS chromosome 1, TS_CPP_V2, whole genome shotgun sequence genome:
- the LOC120429970 gene encoding uncharacterized protein LOC120429970 yields the protein MKPTLAVTIVVALSAFALMSICEARTLENAGPTFAKRAEIVQTLKLKSDDGALGLGRKDINWPKIIATIVEAILGKAKELQKIKQQKPSRVPTRKPKSKPFKGVVPLLPLDQLDLD from the exons ATGAAGCCAACTCTTGCCGTAACAATCGTCGTCGCGCTCTCAGCATTCGCGCTGATGAGCATCTGTGAAGCAAGGACTTtg gAGAATGCAGGTCCAACCTTCGCCAAGCGAGCTGAAATTGTTCAAACATTGAAACTGAAGTCGGATGATGGAGCTCTCGGTCTTGGTCGAAAGGACATCAACT GGCCTAAAATAATTGCCACGATTG TTGAAGCAATCCTTG GAAAAGCTAAGGAGCTccagaaaataaaacaacaaaagccATCGCGAGTTCCAACGCGAAAGCCAAAGTCAAAGCCATTTAAAGGGGTCGTTCCTCTGCTTCCTCTAGATCAATTGGATCTCGACTAA